One genomic window of Candidatus Pseudobacter hemicellulosilyticus includes the following:
- a CDS encoding RagB/SusD family nutrient uptake outer membrane protein, whose translation MRTYQYCIYIFTLLVMTLYSCNKEWLEVKADAQQAVPTTNKDFQALLDQSVRMNNFLISLGEVAADGHYVDESAWNSADAIAKNAYTWSHDLPYRDVVSWLGIYNRIFNNNIVLDGMTKRIDPVSEDDKFVLGQALFNRSVAFWSVAQHYCNPFNNNTASSELGIPLRLNIDLAEQSKRSTVMQTYGQILSDLKTSATYLPKDTPYPTRPDKAAAFAMLARTYLSMSIYDSAYVYSNRSLELENDLIDFTELSESQPNFGLFPKEVLFHDVLYTGEVSGFLTRNYLVDSTFYDSYDENDLRKIILFSKNNNLVTFKGNYNDNADELFAGLAVDEMYLVRAECLVRLGKIDEGLNDLNYLLKKRYKKSVDGTSLFEDYTAVGETEALQYVLQERRKELILRGLRWSDLRRLNSDERFDVTIDRIVDDELITLLPGSKRYTFPIPDDVIEQSGMTQNMMFLPPTKVRVINIEK comes from the coding sequence ATGAGAACTTATCAGTATTGTATCTATATATTTACACTTTTAGTAATGACATTATATTCCTGCAATAAGGAATGGCTTGAAGTGAAAGCAGATGCTCAACAAGCGGTACCAACTACCAATAAGGACTTTCAAGCCTTATTAGATCAGTCGGTAAGGATGAATAATTTTTTAATAAGTCTCGGAGAAGTTGCTGCTGATGGCCATTATGTAGATGAGAGCGCTTGGAATTCTGCAGACGCAATAGCAAAAAATGCATATACGTGGAGCCATGATCTTCCCTATAGAGATGTGGTGAGCTGGCTGGGCATATATAATAGGATTTTTAACAACAATATTGTTTTGGACGGGATGACTAAGAGAATTGATCCTGTTTCAGAGGACGATAAATTTGTTTTAGGCCAGGCTTTGTTTAATAGGTCAGTAGCATTCTGGTCTGTTGCACAACACTATTGTAACCCTTTCAACAATAATACTGCAAGCAGTGAGCTGGGAATTCCTTTGCGACTCAATATAGATTTAGCTGAACAGTCTAAACGCTCTACCGTAATGCAGACCTATGGCCAAATTCTAAGTGATTTGAAGACGTCGGCGACTTATTTACCTAAGGATACACCATATCCGACACGACCAGATAAGGCTGCTGCATTTGCCATGTTGGCAAGGACTTACTTAAGTATGAGTATTTATGATAGTGCATATGTTTATTCTAATCGTTCTTTAGAACTCGAAAATGATTTGATAGATTTCACAGAATTAAGTGAATCACAGCCAAATTTTGGGTTGTTTCCTAAAGAAGTATTATTTCATGATGTATTGTACACTGGTGAAGTATCAGGATTTTTGACTCGCAATTACCTTGTCGATTCGACTTTTTACGATTCGTATGATGAGAATGATTTACGAAAGATTATTTTGTTCAGTAAGAACAATAATCTTGTAACATTTAAAGGCAATTACAATGATAATGCAGACGAGTTATTTGCTGGTTTGGCAGTTGACGAAATGTATTTGGTAAGAGCTGAATGTTTAGTAAGGTTAGGGAAAATTGATGAAGGACTTAATGATTTAAATTATTTGCTTAAGAAGCGCTACAAAAAGTCAGTAGATGGTACTTCGCTTTTCGAAGATTACACTGCAGTTGGCGAAACTGAGGCCCTTCAGTATGTCTTACAGGAAAGACGGAAGGAGCTAATCCTTCGTGGTCTGCGGTGGAGTGATTTGCGCAGGTTAAATTCTGATGAACGTTTTGATGTTACAATTGATCGAATTGTTGATGACGAGCTTATCACTTTGCTTCCTGGAAGCAAGCGATATACTTTTCCTATTCCTGATGATGTTATAGAACAATCAGGTATGACGCAGAATATGATGTTTTTACCTCCGACAAAGGTTAGAGTTATCAATATCGAAAAGTAG
- a CDS encoding SusC/RagA family TonB-linked outer membrane protein, whose protein sequence is MQKFYRKTIRFCLSAMLVFITAHKTIGGPPQEPKITLHFSSQPLEIVLEALQKQVDIAIVYSDEDIKNSKAVTVSVNKVPLVQALEKILQGQSLTYSLKSKAIVIHKVGSLVTKEKASFKEDTVRSFSIKGKVVDRKGLPIIGASIAIRTTGKFTISDKNGAFNLDNVSKYQKLTFSSIGYDSLEIIVEGDKLLIAEMNERVSELAEVGISVSTGYQEMLRDRTTGSYAKIDNKLLMRSTSGNVLERIRYVTSGLNYDSRNVNPGQYPISIRGISTINSNVAPLLVVDGFPYDESTGSAVINNINPNDILDVTVLKDAAAASIWGARAGNGVIVINTKKGKLNSKPLIQGTANVVIGERPDMEYLRLMGSEDVIEFQKRLFENGFYNAYDDVYAGIDYFPVIQEVPEILLSQRKGTITQSEAEERINSLKRGNVKDDVKKYLLQELVEQQYAVNFSGGSDKMIYYSSVGYNGSVGPNEQSKNNRISFRFDNTFKAAKNLEINSFLNYIINEQSFSDISYSNYIPDGNNNIAPYTRLVDGKGKAIPIPMKYRLPFVDTASYPGLLDWRFVPLNEIDNSKTRSKSYDARVGGGAKYQILKSLSAEVKFQYQKINSNRRNYWNDESFYAADLINSYTSIDALTGIVKRPVPIGGVMNIGNSTQSNWNVRGQLNFIKSWDENSLLAIGGFETSENKFESYTDRWYGYNATTSTYSPNIDFVNRYRLRGFLGRSLQIPTGNSYGGRTTRLRSYYLNVNYSLLSKYNLSLSGRQDGANLFGVLRNQKVAPFWSTGFKWDISKEGFYNLDLLPSLNFRISYGFNGNMKNDATVFPTMLYSSIPDNRTNYIWSQIVTPPNPSLSWEKVSILNLGVDFQFIRECISGTIEYYKRKGVDLISKDFLDPTTGWLSFTGNSASNKGEGLDITINTKNLNRSIYWGTAFLFSYNVDKVTSYKLIPTATSVFSGGPIVGKPLNGVYSYKWGGLDAMNGDPKGFVGDTIVDYNTVLMGNNTKPEDLIYHGTSRPKYFGSVMNSFSYKDFAFSFNINYQLGYFFRRSSINYTNLINNGGGHIDYKLRWTKSGDESKTFVPSIPGGVNDVRDLFYARSEVLVERADHIRLQDVRLSYSFNILRYGVPIGIEVFGYATNLGLLWKANDVGVDPGYMGIPPGKQYSVGLSVRY, encoded by the coding sequence ATGCAAAAGTTTTACAGAAAGACGATTCGGTTTTGCTTATCTGCCATGCTGGTATTTATTACCGCGCACAAAACAATTGGAGGACCGCCTCAAGAACCCAAAATAACTCTTCATTTTTCAAGTCAGCCCCTTGAGATTGTATTGGAAGCTTTGCAGAAGCAAGTTGACATAGCAATTGTTTATTCAGATGAAGATATCAAGAATTCAAAAGCAGTCACAGTTTCAGTAAACAAAGTACCATTAGTGCAAGCATTGGAGAAAATATTGCAAGGACAATCATTGACGTATAGTTTGAAATCTAAAGCTATTGTAATTCATAAAGTTGGCAGCTTAGTTACAAAAGAAAAAGCCAGTTTTAAGGAAGATACGGTACGCAGTTTTTCAATTAAAGGAAAAGTTGTTGACAGGAAGGGACTTCCAATTATTGGAGCGAGTATAGCAATAAGGACTACAGGTAAGTTTACAATCTCGGATAAAAATGGAGCGTTTAATTTAGATAATGTGAGTAAGTATCAAAAACTTACTTTTTCAAGTATTGGATATGATAGTTTGGAGATAATAGTCGAGGGAGATAAATTATTAATCGCCGAAATGAATGAGAGAGTTTCCGAATTGGCAGAAGTCGGAATATCCGTAAGTACTGGTTATCAAGAAATGTTAAGAGATAGGACAACTGGCAGTTATGCAAAAATTGACAACAAGTTGTTGATGCGTTCGACCTCTGGGAATGTCTTGGAAAGAATTCGGTATGTGACAAGTGGATTGAACTATGATTCAAGAAATGTAAATCCAGGTCAATACCCGATAAGTATCCGTGGGATTAGCACGATAAATTCGAATGTAGCACCATTACTGGTAGTAGATGGATTTCCTTATGATGAGTCTACAGGATCAGCTGTAATCAATAATATCAATCCGAACGATATACTTGACGTAACGGTTTTAAAAGATGCGGCGGCGGCGAGTATTTGGGGGGCGAGAGCAGGCAATGGAGTGATAGTTATTAATACCAAAAAAGGGAAGTTGAATAGTAAACCTCTTATTCAAGGGACTGCTAACGTTGTGATCGGAGAAAGGCCGGATATGGAGTACTTACGACTTATGGGGTCAGAGGACGTTATTGAATTTCAAAAACGATTATTTGAAAATGGCTTCTATAATGCTTATGATGATGTTTATGCAGGTATTGACTATTTTCCTGTGATACAGGAGGTTCCAGAAATATTGTTGTCGCAAAGAAAAGGAACAATCACTCAGTCAGAAGCTGAAGAGAGGATCAATTCGTTAAAGCGGGGTAATGTTAAAGATGATGTTAAGAAGTATTTATTACAAGAATTGGTAGAACAACAGTATGCGGTAAACTTCTCTGGAGGATCTGATAAGATGATATATTATTCTTCCGTTGGTTACAATGGAAGTGTTGGGCCGAATGAACAAAGCAAAAATAATAGAATATCTTTTAGGTTTGACAATACATTTAAAGCAGCTAAAAATTTGGAGATTAATAGCTTTCTTAATTACATAATTAATGAGCAAAGTTTTTCTGACATTTCATATTCAAATTATATACCTGATGGCAACAACAATATTGCTCCCTATACACGCTTGGTAGATGGAAAAGGAAAAGCCATTCCAATTCCTATGAAGTATCGTTTGCCGTTTGTTGATACCGCCAGTTATCCAGGATTGTTGGATTGGAGATTCGTTCCTTTGAATGAGATAGATAATTCTAAAACCAGATCGAAAAGTTATGATGCGCGAGTCGGTGGTGGTGCCAAATATCAAATATTAAAAAGTTTGAGTGCGGAGGTGAAATTTCAGTATCAAAAAATTAATTCTAATAGACGAAATTATTGGAATGACGAAAGCTTCTATGCTGCCGATCTTATAAATTCATATACAAGCATTGATGCTTTAACTGGGATTGTAAAAAGACCAGTACCGATTGGCGGAGTAATGAATATTGGGAACTCGACGCAATCGAATTGGAATGTTCGTGGACAGTTAAATTTTATTAAGTCATGGGATGAAAATTCACTTCTTGCGATCGGCGGTTTTGAAACAAGTGAAAACAAGTTTGAGAGCTATACTGATCGTTGGTATGGGTATAATGCAACGACGTCTACTTACTCACCAAATATTGATTTTGTAAACCGGTATAGACTTCGAGGATTCTTGGGAAGAAGTTTGCAAATCCCCACTGGTAATTCATACGGAGGTAGGACTACACGATTGAGGAGCTACTATTTAAACGTTAACTATTCTCTGTTATCAAAGTATAATTTGTCTTTAAGTGGTAGGCAGGATGGAGCGAATTTATTCGGAGTATTAAGAAATCAAAAGGTGGCGCCTTTTTGGTCTACTGGATTTAAATGGGATATTTCCAAAGAGGGGTTCTATAATTTAGATCTTTTGCCCTCGTTAAATTTCCGGATTTCCTATGGTTTTAATGGAAATATGAAGAATGATGCAACAGTATTTCCAACCATGTTGTATTCCAGTATACCAGACAATAGAACCAATTATATTTGGTCTCAAATAGTTACACCGCCGAATCCGTCATTAAGTTGGGAAAAGGTTTCAATACTAAATTTAGGTGTTGATTTTCAGTTTATCCGTGAGTGTATTAGTGGAACAATAGAATATTATAAAAGGAAAGGAGTTGATTTAATAAGTAAAGATTTTTTGGATCCAACTACAGGATGGCTAAGTTTTACAGGGAATAGTGCAAGTAATAAAGGAGAAGGCCTGGATATAACAATAAATACTAAAAACTTAAATCGTTCTATTTATTGGGGAACGGCATTCCTTTTTAGCTATAATGTTGACAAAGTGACATCGTACAAGCTAATACCGACAGCCACGTCTGTATTTTCTGGTGGACCTATTGTAGGTAAACCTCTTAATGGAGTGTATAGTTACAAGTGGGGAGGCCTGGATGCTATGAATGGTGATCCCAAAGGCTTTGTGGGAGATACAATTGTCGATTACAATACTGTTTTGATGGGAAATAATACGAAGCCAGAAGATCTTATTTATCATGGTACTTCGAGACCAAAATACTTTGGTAGCGTTATGAATAGCTTTTCTTACAAAGATTTTGCATTTTCCTTCAATATAAACTATCAATTAGGATATTTTTTCAGAAGAAGTTCGATTAACTACACAAATTTAATAAACAATGGCGGTGGACACATTGACTATAAGTTAAGATGGACTAAATCTGGCGACGAAAGCAAGACATTCGTTCCTTCAATTCCGGGTGGAGTAAATGATGTTAGGGATTTATTTTATGCTCGTTCTGAGGTTCTTGTTGAACGGGCAGATCACATTCGGCTGCAAGACGTCCGCTTGTCTTATAGTTTTAACATCTTAAGATACGGAGTACCTATAGGTATAGAGGTTTTCGGATATGCCACAAATTTAGGATTGCTTTGGAAAGCTAACGATGTTGGAGTGGATCCTGGATATATGGGTATCCCTCCCGGAAAACAGTACTCTGTAGGCTTGTCCGTGAGATATTAG
- a CDS encoding FecR family protein: MEERISILLFKYLQETLSPEERAELDLWVNEAPENRELFDRSQNDVELIEWLRKRHQLFGPEYGARTKGEIWSRFFGRVDADWHRDVRRLRNRRLIAYLAAASVLFTISTFTYLYMQRSAPREYKAVEYVHDVPAGSNQAVLTFGDGSSVGLDSGASTSNIQRLQEWYGASRDINASSTALVLTIPNGTETGKPQQHSIRTPQGGTYSLTLSDGTRVWLNAASSISYPTRFTGAERRIVVTGEVYMEVAKASSKDQKLIPFIVDTDGQSITVRGTAFNINAYDPMIVTTVTEGNITIATNKTKKASVSAGQQASLQGDQLQVSHGVDLSKAIAWKEGNFLFRRASMEEIMKDVSRWYGVDVQYHTLPSSTFSILNLSRTANLSELLEILAASKKVRFTITGDKNAQEKVTVIVDKP; the protein is encoded by the coding sequence ATGGAAGAGCGCATCAGTATTCTGTTATTTAAGTACCTCCAGGAAACGCTTTCCCCGGAAGAACGGGCCGAACTCGATCTCTGGGTCAACGAAGCCCCGGAAAACCGGGAACTGTTTGATCGGTCCCAGAATGACGTGGAACTTATCGAGTGGTTGCGGAAACGTCATCAATTGTTCGGACCCGAATACGGCGCCAGGACAAAAGGCGAAATCTGGTCCCGTTTTTTCGGAAGAGTTGATGCGGACTGGCACCGGGATGTACGGCGCCTGCGTAACCGCCGGCTTATCGCTTACCTGGCGGCAGCTTCGGTATTATTTACGATCAGTACATTTACCTATTTATACATGCAACGGTCAGCTCCCCGGGAGTATAAGGCTGTTGAATACGTTCATGATGTTCCTGCAGGCTCGAATCAGGCAGTCCTCACGTTTGGAGACGGTAGTTCTGTTGGTTTGGACTCAGGAGCATCAACTTCCAATATCCAACGCCTGCAAGAATGGTATGGCGCGTCGAGAGATATTAATGCTTCTTCTACGGCCCTTGTCCTCACTATTCCCAATGGTACTGAAACTGGGAAGCCGCAACAGCACAGCATCCGTACACCACAGGGCGGCACCTATTCGCTGACCCTAAGTGATGGAACACGGGTGTGGTTGAATGCGGCTTCCTCTATTTCCTACCCCACCCGTTTTACGGGCGCTGAGCGGCGGATTGTCGTAACAGGGGAAGTCTATATGGAAGTGGCAAAGGCCAGCTCCAAAGACCAAAAACTTATCCCGTTCATTGTGGATACCGATGGCCAGTCCATCACCGTCAGGGGCACCGCATTTAACATCAATGCGTACGATCCGATGATCGTCACCACGGTTACAGAAGGAAACATAACGATTGCTACAAACAAAACGAAGAAAGCATCGGTCTCTGCAGGCCAGCAGGCCTCCCTGCAGGGGGATCAACTCCAAGTGTCGCACGGCGTGGACCTTTCCAAAGCCATCGCCTGGAAGGAAGGAAATTTCCTATTCCGCAGGGCCAGCATGGAAGAGATCATGAAAGACGTATCCAGGTGGTACGGGGTTGATGTTCAATACCACACCTTGCCCAGCTCAACATTCTCGATACTCAATTTGTCCAGGACAGCCAATCTGAGTGAATTGCTGGAGATTCTGGCGGCTTCCAAAAAGGTCCGCTTCACCATCACAGGTGATAAAAATGCGCAAGAAAAAGTAACCGTAATCGTCGATAAGCCCTAA
- a CDS encoding sigma-70 family RNA polymerase sigma factor gives MMASKDYQIEDFRNGDRKAFTWFVDQVLPPVTNFAAALINDPETAKDIVSEAMVKIWTKRADFPSFENVKSFLYVSIRNACYDYLNSLTTRSMRRSVDVPEDLLQPDQDLMRKIIQAELIELISQEVDRLPARQAKVFRMSVMEGLQTDEICQALDLPVSAVHKAKSQAISALRVVFRRKDMNLYVIFLLLTAPNLLDN, from the coding sequence ATGATGGCAAGCAAAGATTATCAGATTGAGGATTTCCGAAATGGGGACCGTAAGGCTTTTACCTGGTTTGTTGACCAGGTGTTGCCTCCTGTCACCAATTTTGCTGCTGCGTTAATCAATGACCCGGAAACCGCAAAAGACATCGTTTCGGAGGCTATGGTGAAAATTTGGACTAAACGTGCTGATTTTCCAAGTTTTGAAAACGTAAAATCCTTCTTGTATGTGAGTATCCGCAATGCCTGCTACGATTACCTGAATTCGCTGACTACACGGAGCATGCGTCGTAGCGTGGATGTGCCTGAAGATCTGTTGCAACCCGACCAGGATCTGATGCGGAAGATTATCCAAGCCGAACTTATCGAGTTGATCAGCCAGGAGGTGGATAGATTACCTGCCCGGCAAGCAAAAGTATTCCGGATGAGCGTGATGGAAGGTTTACAGACTGATGAAATCTGTCAAGCTCTTGATTTACCTGTTTCTGCGGTTCATAAGGCCAAATCTCAGGCCATCAGTGCATTGCGGGTTGTGTTTCGGCGTAAGGATATGAACCTTTACGTGATATTCCTACTACTTACCGCGCCAAATTTGCTGGATAATTAG
- a CDS encoding DUF932 domain-containing protein, which translates to MAHNLNFNEQTGRYSFFSVKEKAWHGLGKIVQEYPTSAEAMRIAGLDYQVEKFPLFAKSEDARVTGDALQFGSLELPVASHFATVRTDNSTVLGVVGKDYEIVQNADAFAFFDAIVGGGEGILYETAGALGNGESVFITAKLPGYIRVGNGDDVTEKYLFLTTTHDGTGSITAAFTAVRIVCQNTLNAALRNMSNVIRIKHTTNAKSRLVEAHKVMGMANTMAIELEGLFNQWATVRITDAQVKRLIQLALCPNNETLAHIKADNDKDMSTIFKNSVEEAFSYAMVSDTQRLETTKGTVFGAYNAITGYFQNVKSYKNEEAKLKSIILNGTAQGKGQRAFDLCADFTKQGAEALHLN; encoded by the coding sequence ATGGCTCACAATCTCAATTTCAACGAACAGACAGGACGCTACTCATTTTTCAGCGTCAAGGAAAAGGCATGGCACGGGTTAGGCAAGATCGTGCAGGAGTATCCCACAAGTGCAGAGGCGATGCGCATTGCCGGCTTGGATTATCAGGTGGAAAAGTTCCCGCTGTTTGCAAAATCGGAAGACGCGCGCGTCACAGGTGACGCGTTACAGTTCGGCAGTTTGGAACTGCCGGTAGCGTCCCATTTTGCGACAGTGCGCACGGATAACAGTACTGTGCTGGGGGTGGTTGGCAAGGATTACGAAATCGTGCAGAACGCGGACGCCTTTGCTTTTTTTGATGCCATCGTGGGCGGTGGTGAAGGTATCCTGTACGAAACGGCGGGCGCGCTCGGTAATGGCGAAAGCGTCTTTATCACAGCGAAACTGCCGGGGTATATCCGCGTGGGAAACGGGGATGACGTAACGGAAAAATACCTGTTCCTCACAACCACCCATGATGGTACCGGCAGCATCACCGCAGCATTTACGGCCGTCCGGATCGTTTGCCAGAATACATTAAATGCTGCCCTGCGCAACATGTCCAATGTCATCCGGATCAAACACACGACAAACGCCAAGTCCCGCCTGGTAGAAGCGCATAAAGTCATGGGCATGGCCAATACTATGGCCATTGAGCTTGAAGGCCTGTTTAATCAGTGGGCAACCGTACGCATCACAGATGCCCAGGTAAAGCGGCTGATCCAATTGGCTTTATGCCCCAACAATGAGACACTGGCGCATATCAAAGCCGACAATGATAAGGATATGTCCACCATCTTCAAAAACAGCGTGGAAGAGGCTTTTTCCTACGCAATGGTATCCGACACGCAGCGCCTGGAAACAACCAAGGGTACGGTATTCGGCGCGTACAATGCGATAACGGGGTATTTCCAGAATGTCAAATCCTACAAGAACGAGGAAGCCAAACTCAAATCCATCATACTGAATGGCACCGCCCAGGGTAAGGGGCAACGGGCGTTCGACCTGTGCGCCGACTTCACCAAACAGGGAGCCGAAGCACTCCACCTGAATTAA
- a CDS encoding PRTRC system protein C, giving the protein MLQVSPLKRTFIITRDNREITLPDPKKQWSVETVKNFYAGQYPELTTAAVAHPKVTARAIEYRFTAVLGTKA; this is encoded by the coding sequence ATGTTACAGGTATCACCATTGAAACGCACATTCATCATCACAAGGGATAACAGGGAAATCACGCTGCCCGATCCCAAAAAACAATGGAGCGTGGAAACCGTCAAAAACTTTTATGCCGGTCAGTACCCCGAACTCACAACGGCAGCGGTTGCCCATCCCAAGGTCACCGCACGGGCAATCGAATACCGGTTTACGGCAGTGCTGGGAACAAAAGCATAA
- a CDS encoding PRTRC system protein B has product MTMIRQVADAVRGLYEPIAGIVLFGTESPQPGQQQYYAEHYDFDELGYPINAHPPTLRETQRILKALDTSTGKKTAYLMPQGLLSPSVLHLRLSGQGRAIWYTAAQPRQLHFLEALGIPSGIAKVPPMLWCANRTTLNVFALSTTDRPEESTPLFHAPFFNLSLDGRVCLGNVLVDINTSATLEEFTTAWERYFFCSFFSHALTGSIFRPTDLTALWKELINTQAAFPLHKLVNSKFTLANLIN; this is encoded by the coding sequence ATGACCATGATCAGACAGGTAGCTGATGCCGTTCGGGGGCTATATGAACCCATTGCAGGAATTGTTTTATTCGGCACGGAAAGCCCGCAACCTGGCCAACAGCAATACTATGCGGAACATTACGATTTTGATGAACTGGGATACCCGATAAATGCGCATCCGCCAACCCTACGAGAAACCCAGCGCATCCTAAAAGCGCTGGATACCTCCACGGGAAAAAAGACTGCCTACCTGATGCCGCAGGGCCTACTTTCACCATCGGTTCTGCATCTTCGTTTGAGCGGACAAGGCCGGGCTATCTGGTATACGGCAGCGCAGCCAAGGCAATTGCATTTCCTGGAAGCGCTGGGCATCCCGTCAGGCATCGCCAAGGTCCCTCCCATGCTGTGGTGTGCAAACCGGACTACACTCAACGTGTTTGCCCTGTCAACCACAGACCGGCCGGAGGAATCAACGCCGCTTTTCCATGCGCCATTTTTTAACCTGTCCTTGGACGGCCGGGTATGTTTGGGGAACGTGCTGGTGGATATTAACACCTCGGCCACACTGGAAGAATTTACAACAGCCTGGGAGCGCTACTTTTTTTGCAGTTTTTTTTCCCACGCCTTAACCGGGTCCATCTTCAGACCCACGGACCTGACCGCCCTGTGGAAGGAACTGATAAATACCCAAGCAGCATTCCCACTGCACAAGCTGGTTAACTCCAAATTCACGTTAGCAAACCTGATAAACTGA
- a CDS encoding PRTRC system ThiF family protein, with amino-acid sequence MVPRIHFIHHSLIMPGNPVTVNLIGAGGTGSHLLESLAITNKMLIELGHPGMQVSLWDDDRINEANVAKQRFAESEVGLYKAAALINRTNRTFGTHWKAITRKFGMDYHGRPPEDARASMYVSCVDKVPIRFEIAEILGALDKSDDRANRPVYWLDTGNSQKSGQALLSTIGHVPQPAARGMRPVGHLPFITDLYREELLQAEDQDDTPSCSAVESLEKQDLFINAIIAKMASNLLWSLLRNQVTTVKGFFVNLETYRSEPILV; translated from the coding sequence ATGGTACCGCGTATTCACTTCATACACCATAGCCTGATCATGCCCGGCAACCCGGTCACGGTAAACCTGATCGGTGCCGGGGGTACAGGCTCCCACCTGCTGGAATCCCTGGCGATCACCAACAAGATGCTGATCGAACTGGGCCATCCCGGAATGCAGGTGTCCCTTTGGGACGATGATAGAATAAATGAGGCCAACGTAGCCAAACAACGGTTCGCGGAGAGCGAAGTCGGCCTGTATAAAGCTGCGGCGCTGATCAACCGCACAAACCGCACATTCGGCACGCATTGGAAAGCGATCACCCGCAAATTTGGCATGGACTACCACGGCAGGCCCCCGGAAGATGCACGCGCTTCAATGTACGTATCCTGTGTTGACAAAGTACCCATCCGATTTGAAATCGCGGAGATCCTTGGAGCGCTGGACAAATCTGACGATCGTGCCAATAGGCCGGTCTACTGGCTGGATACGGGAAACTCCCAAAAGTCCGGGCAGGCCCTGCTGTCCACTATCGGCCACGTCCCGCAACCAGCGGCCAGGGGCATGCGACCCGTGGGCCACCTGCCGTTTATCACAGACCTGTACCGGGAGGAATTACTGCAGGCGGAAGACCAGGATGACACGCCCAGCTGTTCGGCTGTGGAATCCCTGGAAAAACAGGACCTGTTTATAAACGCGATCATTGCCAAGATGGCCAGCAACCTGCTGTGGTCGCTGCTGCGCAACCAGGTTACCACCGTTAAGGGATTTTTTGTGAACCTGGAGACCTACCGGTCCGAGCCGATTTTGGTTTAG
- a CDS encoding CHC2 zinc finger domain-containing protein, whose translation MGFDFESARKIDLVDYLARQGIEPARITRETQYWYHSPLHADKTPSFKIDRRKNLWYDFSSGKGGDLIDFATQFHQCSVKAFMQSLQGNAPFKPRTSQTDTQQEAEENTITLKSVRPLYHKALLQYLTYRNIPHDIGVQYCKQVHYQMYGREYFAIGFRNDSRGFELSNPYGKLSCSPKDVTTIKNGSDQLLVFEGFFNFLSFQAMNRETWNTYDYLVLNSASFFGKSIPAMMEYKQVGLMLDQDNTGRRLTAEALELAPTFTDLSTLYQGFDDLNDMAMNKGKQIKLPPRIKRSPR comes from the coding sequence ATGGGATTTGATTTCGAAAGTGCAAGAAAGATAGACCTGGTGGATTACCTGGCACGCCAGGGCATTGAACCTGCCAGGATCACGCGCGAAACACAGTATTGGTATCATTCGCCCCTACACGCGGATAAAACGCCTTCCTTTAAAATTGACAGGCGTAAAAACCTGTGGTATGACTTTTCCAGTGGTAAGGGTGGGGACCTGATTGATTTTGCAACACAATTTCACCAATGTTCCGTAAAAGCGTTTATGCAGTCATTGCAGGGCAATGCGCCCTTTAAACCCCGTACGTCCCAGACAGATACCCAACAGGAAGCAGAAGAAAACACCATCACGCTTAAAAGCGTCCGCCCACTATACCACAAGGCGTTGCTACAGTACCTCACCTACCGGAACATCCCACACGACATCGGGGTGCAATACTGCAAACAGGTCCATTACCAAATGTATGGCAGGGAATACTTTGCTATCGGCTTCCGAAACGATTCGCGGGGCTTTGAGTTAAGCAATCCCTATGGGAAGTTAAGCTGCTCCCCGAAAGATGTGACCACGATAAAAAATGGATCGGATCAGCTCCTGGTGTTTGAAGGCTTCTTTAATTTTCTTTCCTTCCAGGCCATGAACCGGGAAACATGGAATACCTACGACTACCTGGTGCTTAATTCGGCTTCGTTCTTTGGCAAAAGTATTCCGGCGATGATGGAGTACAAACAGGTCGGATTGATGCTGGACCAGGACAACACAGGACGCCGACTGACTGCCGAAGCCTTGGAGCTGGCCCCCACGTTTACCGACCTGAGCACGCTTTACCAGGGCTTCGATGACCTGAATGATATGGCCATGAACAAGGGCAAACAAATTAAACTACCCCCAAGGATAAAACGATCACCCCGCTAA